From [Clostridium] symbiosum, a single genomic window includes:
- a CDS encoding RNA methyltransferase, with protein MITSTGNNHVRAVSSLVKKAKARREQGLFIVEGAKMFSELPKEKLKETYVSESFLRQHGEKAAALLRGIHYEEVSDDVMKYMSDTQTPQGILAVAEQFYHTLEEVLERGGEERGNAAHLMILETIQDPGNLGTILRAGEGAGITGVVMNSATADIYNPKVIRSTMGSIYRVPFVYVDDLEKALVLIKSKGIRLYAAHLKGTGNYEDEDYRKDTGFLIGNEANGLTEETAAMADCYVKIPMAGKVESLNAAVAASVLMFEAARQRRN; from the coding sequence TTAAAAAGGCGAAGGCCCGGAGGGAACAGGGGCTGTTTATCGTGGAGGGAGCAAAGATGTTTTCCGAGCTTCCAAAGGAAAAGTTAAAGGAAACCTATGTGTCGGAGAGCTTTCTGCGCCAGCACGGTGAGAAGGCGGCTGCGCTTTTAAGAGGAATCCATTATGAGGAGGTATCCGACGATGTGATGAAATACATGTCGGATACGCAGACTCCCCAGGGGATTCTGGCCGTTGCGGAGCAGTTTTACCATACCCTTGAAGAAGTCCTGGAAAGGGGCGGAGAGGAGAGGGGAAATGCGGCCCATCTGATGATTCTTGAGACGATCCAGGATCCGGGCAATCTGGGCACAATCCTGAGGGCCGGGGAAGGCGCCGGCATCACCGGAGTCGTGATGAACAGCGCGACGGCCGATATCTACAATCCAAAAGTGATACGCTCCACGATGGGATCCATTTACCGGGTACCGTTTGTCTATGTGGACGATTTGGAAAAGGCCCTCGTGTTGATTAAATCAAAGGGAATCCGTCTCTATGCCGCCCATTTGAAGGGAACCGGCAATTACGAGGATGAGGATTACCGCAAAGACACGGGCTTTCTGATTGGAAATGAGGCCAATGGCCTCACGGAAGAGACGGCGGCAATGGCGGACTGCTATGTTAAGATACCCATGGCGGGAAAGGTGGAATCCCTAAATGCGGCAGTTGCAGCTTCTGTTCTCATGTTCGAGGCCGCCAGGCAGAGAAGAAATTAA